In Papaver somniferum cultivar HN1 chromosome 1, ASM357369v1, whole genome shotgun sequence, a genomic segment contains:
- the LOC113312706 gene encoding putative disease resistance protein RGA1, with translation MSIEKLSVNVASVILKKLVSTISQDIGILGVESDLKKLKTTLEMIEAVTFDAEQKQIKDAAVGLWLRRLKDVAYDVDDVLDELSYKAMYQSEKGRKRDKVRNFVSASNPLAFRIKMSRKIKDINIKLDGIASDTVRFFLEPTSSNGTAHDLNIEQRNRETMSFVGEMKIVGRENDKSHIVRALLNTSSLISSSVNFSQQEKLSVMSIVGMGGLGKTTLAQLVYKDHSTVRNFEPRIWVCVSDDFDIYKILISIVESITQNKCDDFSNIEVLVGKVHEKLAGNKFLLVLDDVWHENIEDWEKLRGILGVGAEGSRILVTTRKHQVASITETLIPPYTLQVLTQNECWSIIKSKAFSFGGAVETPTMANIGEEIATKCAGLPLAANFLGSLMRLKKTELDWLSIRDSDVLDTPENQNRINLILKLSFDNLPSHLKQCFSYCCVFPKGWEIKRENLIQLWMAEGFLQPSHRSSKRSTEDIGNDYFQDLLSSSFFQDVEKDALGEMQLCKMHDLVHDLAQSVFGSHEFMSVNASELGNISETRRLQLVLDDNSSKTFVKVLHNSTKLRSVFFLKNKYLRVEDLVNNKYLRVICLLGVHSMKIPSSAFRFKHLRYLDLSHSEVEEVEDASVSQLYNLQTFVLHRGVNVQNILKDIGSLKNLRHLDLSYSDIVVLPDSIGLLSNLQTLNLRRCNLNGLPVSFQRLNHLSQLDVSLTNITNLDSITEVENLRKLNFTYCKRLKALPGDFGRLTRLRCLDLEGSNIKVLPESCISSLCSLEIVELGSECKLPKEINNWPKLRRLTHNNWKDEMPRGIKTLTLLEVLRSYKVRKDDDSGIKELAGLNFLQVLWIHNLENVRGGKEGAERAKLKDKHNIQDLLLCWDYRGTSDSNVLEGLQPHPNLKKLEIKEFKGTEFPRWLSDCLPNLVRLDLTNCKSSENLPALGMLPSLRELKLARMNAVECLGHEFYHHEDETGEDGEERSSSVGSFITLFPSLIELDLYCMENLEEWVAPPPPYISFPVLETLSIECDKLGSTPDTFPSLKKLTLEAATFQLVISMASRDLMSSLTSICLKDSPEVQYFPLDVLLNNNIIQSLKIQCCDNFRGFILLDRDDDMNEYESLSEFPENYCTMGNNSLRSLLLDRCPEIIVLPDLRSWTSLRKLGIMGCDELVESLPYDLKSLDFIEKLSFDHADLGLFYF, from the coding sequence ATGTCGATAGAAAAGCTGTCTGTTAATGTTGCATCAGTGATACTGAAGAAGTTGGTTTCGACTATTAGCCAAGATATTGGTATTTTGGGTGTCGAGAGCGACTTAAAAAAGCTTAAAACCACCCTGGAGATGATTGAGGCTGTGACTTTTGATGCTGAGCAAAAGCAAATAAAAGACGCGGCTGTGGGACTTTGGTTAAGAAGGCTTAAGGATGTAGCttatgatgttgatgatgttcTGGATGAGTTATCCTATAAAGCTATGTATCAATCTGAAAAGGGCCGCAAGAGAGATAAGGTACGGAACTTCGTTTCAGCTTCTAACCCACTTGCATTTCGTATTAAGATGTCTCGTAAAATTAAAGATATCAATATTAAGTTAGACGGAATTGCTAGTGATACGGTTAGGTTTTTTCTGGAACCAACTAGTAGCAATGGTACTGCTCATGATCTAAACATTGAACAAAGGAATCGAGAGACAATGTCCTTTGTAGGTGAAATGAAAATTGTTGGAAGAGAAAATGATAAGTCACACATAGTAAGGGCGTTGCTCAATACATCATCATTAATATCTTCTTCTGTAAACTTTAGTCAACAAGAAAAATTGTCTGTAATGTCCATAGTGGGTATGGGTGGTCTTGGCAAGACTACACTAGCCCAATTGGTTTACAAAGATCACTCAACTGTCAGAAACTTTGAACCACGAATTTGGGTTTGTGTGTCTGATGATTTTGATATCTATAAGATCTTAATAAGTATTGTAGAGTCCATTACCCAAAACAAGTGTGATGATTTTTCAAACATCGAGGTATTGGTAGGGAAAGTTCATGAGAAGCTGGCTGGAAACAAATTTTTGTTAGTGCTGGATGATGTGTGGCATGAGAACATCGAGGACTGGGAGAAACTTAGGGGAATTTTAGGCGTTGGTGCTGAAGGTAGCAGAATCTTAGTCACTACTAGAAAACACCAAGTTGCGTCTATTACTGAGACTTTAATTCCACCATACACTTTACAAGTATTAACCCAAAATGAATGTTGGTCTATTATCAAGAGCAAAGCATTCTCTTTCGGTGGAGCAGTTGAGACTCCAACTATGGCCAATATAGGAGAGGAGATAGCGACAAAATGTGCTGGTTTACCACTTGCAGCAAATTTTCTAGGAAGTCTTATGCGCTTGAAGAAAACCGAGCTTGATTGGTTGTCAATTAGAGACAGTGATGTTCTGGATACACCAGAAAATCAAAACAGAATCAATCTTATATTGAAATTGAGCTTCGATAATTTACCCTCCCATTTAAAACAgtgcttttcatattgttgtgtatTTCCTAAGGGCTGGGAAATCAAGAGAGAAAATTTAATCCAATTATGGATGGCTGAAGGGTTTCTTCAGCCATCTCATAGGAGCAGTAAAAGATCCACAGAAGATATTGGAAATGATTATTTCCAAGATTTGTTGTCTAGTTCTTTCTTTCAAGATGTAGAAAAAGATGCATTAGGTGAAATGCAATTGTGCAAGATGCATGATTTAGTACATGATCTTGCACAAAGTGTCTTCGGCAGTCATGAATTCATGAGTGTTAATGCAAGTGAATTGGGAAATATTTCGGAAACTAGGCGTCTACAATTAGTTCTGGATGACAATTCATCTAAAACATTTGTAAAAGTCTTGCATAACTCCACCAAATTGCGGTCAGTGTTTTTTCTGAAAAACAAGTATTTGAGAGTTGAGGATTTGGTTAATAATAAGTATTTGCGGGTCATATGTTTGCTTGGTGTACACAGTATGAAAATTCCCTCTTCGGCATTCAGGTTTAAACATTTGCGGTACCTTGACCTTTCGCATTCTGAAGTTGAAGAAGTAGAAGATGCGTCAGTTAGTCAACTTTACAATCTACAGACATTTGTACTTCATAGAGGCGTTAATGTTCAAAATATTCTGAAAGACATTGGATCTTTGAAAAATTTAAGGCACTTAGATCTTTCATATTCGGATATAGTTGTGCTACCTGATTCCATCGGTTTACTCAGTAATCTGCAGACATTAAATCTCAGAAGATGTAATTTAAACGGTTTACCTGTCTCTTTTCAACGTTTAAATCATTTAAGTCAACTTGATGTTTCACTGACAAACATCACAAATCTAGACTCAATCACTGAGGTCGAAAATTTAAGGAAGTTGAATTTCACTTACTGCAAAAGATTAAAAGCATTACCAGGAGACTTTGGTAGGCTGACAAGATTAAGATGCCTTGATTTGGAAGGCTCTAACATTAAAGTACTACCTGAATCTTGCATTAGCAGTCTCTGCAGTTTGGAGATCGTGGAACTAGGATCTGAGTGTAAGCTTCCTAAAGAGATTAACAATTGGCCAAAGCTGAGACGTCTTACTCACAACAACTGGAAGGATGAAATGCCAAGAGGTATAAAGACGCTGACTCTCCTTGAAGTATTAAGGTCATACAAGGTGAGGAAAGATGATGATAGTGGGATAAAAGAGTTAGCAGGCCTGAACTTCCTTCAGGTGTTGTGGATACACAATCTAGAGAATGTGAGAGGTGGAAAAGAAGGCGCCGAAAGAGCAAAGTTAAAGGACAAGCATAACATTCAAGATTTGCTGCTCTGTTGGGATTACAGGGGTACCAGCGATAGTAATGTTTTGGAAGGTCTCCAACCTCACCCTAACTTGAAGAAATTGGAAATAAAAGAATTTAAGGGTACGGAGTTTCCAAGGTGGTTATCTGATTGCCTTCCGAATTTGGTAAGATTAGATTTAACAAATTGCAAGAGTTCAGAGAATCTTCCAGCTCTAGGTATGCTTCCAAGTCTTAGGGAActtaagcttgcgagaatgaatGCTGTGGAGTGTTTGGGTCATGAGTTTTATCACCATGAAGATGAAACAGGAGAAGACGGAGAAGAAAGGAGCAGCAGTGTTGGGAGTTTTATAACATTATTCCCTTCCTTAATTGAGTTGGATCTGTATTGCATGGAAAACTTAGAAGAGTGGGTTGCTCCTCCTCCACCTTATATTTCCTTCCCCGTACTTGAGACTCTGAGTATCGAATGTGATAAATTGGGAAGCACGCCTGACACATTTCCTTCTCTGAAGAAACTGACTTTAGAAGCTGCCACTTTCCAGTTGGTAATCTCTATGGCTAGTAGAGACTTGATGTCTTCTCTTACTTCCATTTGTCTTAAAGATTCTCCAGAAGTACAATATTTTCCACTGGATGTACTCCTGAACAATAATATTATTCAATCTCTGAAGATACAATGCTGCGACAATTTTCGAGGTTTCATTCTTCTAGACAGGGATGATGATATGAATGAATATGAATCATTATCAGAATTCCCAGAAAATTACTGCACCATGGGCAACAACTCTCTCCGCTCATTGCTTTTGGATAGATGCCCTGAGATAATAGTACTGCCGGATTTACGATCTTGGACTTCTCTGCGGAAACTAGGCATCATGGGCTGCGATGAATTGGTGGAGTCTTTACCCTATGATTTGAAGTCCCTCGACTTCATTGAAAAACTTTCTTTTGATCACGCAGATCTAGGTCTCTTCTATTTTTAA